The following are encoded together in the Kribbella voronezhensis genome:
- a CDS encoding L-fuconate dehydratase has product MRALMPRITSVEVVDVRFPTSLTSDGSDAMNKDGDHSAAYVILHTDDPGLAGHGFTFTIGRGNDLCAAAAAQRGEPLVGRDVDALCADLGGIYRELQSDSQLRWLGPDKGVIHLALAAVMNAVWDLAARRAGVPLWRLLAEMSPEQLVDAADLRYLADVLTPEQAVALLAGQEGGRKQRIEQLEASGYPCYTTSAGWLGYSDAKLRRLCEEAVASGYKHVKLKVGANLADDIRRCGIAREVIGADGNLMIDANQVWEVPQAIEWVRALARFEPLWIEEPTSPDDILGHAAIRKAVAPIGVATGEHGMNRVLFKQLFQAGAIDYCQLDAARLGSVNEVLAVYLLAAKFGVPVCPHAGGVGLCELVQHLAVFDYVAVSGSLDRRVTEYVDHLHEHFVEPCVVRNGAYVLPTAPGYSAEMHRESLATYIYPDGTYWASRALVEPVP; this is encoded by the coding sequence GTGAGGGCCCTCATGCCACGCATCACCTCGGTGGAGGTTGTCGACGTCCGCTTCCCGACCTCGCTGACCAGCGACGGGTCGGACGCGATGAACAAGGACGGCGACCACTCGGCGGCGTACGTCATCCTGCATACCGACGACCCGGGTCTGGCTGGTCACGGCTTCACCTTCACCATCGGGCGCGGGAACGACCTGTGTGCCGCGGCGGCGGCGCAACGTGGCGAGCCGCTGGTCGGCCGCGACGTCGACGCGCTGTGCGCCGATCTCGGCGGGATCTATCGCGAACTCCAGTCGGACAGCCAGCTGCGCTGGCTCGGACCGGACAAGGGCGTCATCCATCTCGCCCTCGCCGCGGTGATGAACGCGGTCTGGGATCTGGCCGCGCGCCGGGCCGGCGTACCGCTGTGGCGACTGCTGGCCGAGATGTCACCCGAACAACTCGTCGACGCGGCCGATCTGCGCTATCTCGCCGACGTCCTGACCCCCGAGCAGGCGGTCGCACTGCTGGCCGGGCAAGAAGGGGGCCGCAAGCAACGAATCGAGCAGCTGGAGGCCTCCGGCTACCCGTGCTACACGACGTCGGCCGGTTGGCTCGGGTACTCCGATGCCAAGCTGCGCAGGCTCTGCGAAGAAGCCGTTGCCTCGGGCTACAAACATGTGAAGCTCAAGGTCGGTGCGAATCTGGCCGACGACATCCGGCGCTGCGGGATCGCCCGTGAGGTGATCGGGGCGGACGGCAACCTGATGATCGACGCGAACCAGGTCTGGGAGGTCCCGCAGGCGATCGAATGGGTGCGGGCGCTGGCCCGCTTCGAACCGCTGTGGATCGAGGAGCCCACGAGCCCCGACGACATTCTCGGCCATGCGGCGATCCGCAAGGCCGTGGCACCCATCGGCGTCGCCACCGGCGAGCACGGGATGAATCGTGTGCTGTTCAAGCAGCTGTTCCAGGCCGGCGCCATCGACTACTGCCAGCTCGACGCCGCCCGCCTGGGCAGTGTCAACGAGGTGCTCGCGGTCTACTTGCTCGCCGCGAAGTTCGGCGTACCGGTCTGTCCGCATGCGGGCGGTGTGGGTCTGTGCGAACTCGTCCAGCATCTCGCGGTCTTCGACTACGTCGCGGTGTCGGGCTCGCTCGACCGCCGCGTCACGGAGTACGTCGACCATTTGCACGAACACTTCGTCGAGCCTTGCGTGGTACGAAACGGCGCCTACGTGCTGCCGACCGCACCCGGTTACAGTGCCGAGATGCACAGAGAGTCACTCGCGACCTACATCTATCCGGACGGCACCTACTGGGCGTCACGAGCGCTCGTGGAGCCCGTCCCGTGA
- a CDS encoding FadR/GntR family transcriptional regulator, producing the protein MSKAKTAAPARTPGVSQTDIVVQGIRQMIVDGRLRPGGRLPVEKDLAAALGVSRNPLREGVRALSMLGVLDTRQGDGTYVTNLDPAMLLAPLGFVVDLQDGSGTHHQHAVRRILETEAAAAASLRIAEAQLEAAAELLRHNETELAKKEPDHELVIENDIAFHRIIADAAGNPLLAALIDALGGRTMRDRLRRSISQPGADETAHREHLSILDALSTHDPDRARTRMAAHLFTVEDYLLERNGANPTPE; encoded by the coding sequence GTGAGCAAGGCGAAGACGGCGGCGCCGGCTCGTACGCCGGGTGTCTCCCAGACCGACATCGTCGTCCAGGGCATCCGGCAGATGATCGTCGACGGGCGGTTGCGCCCGGGCGGCCGGCTGCCCGTCGAGAAAGACCTCGCGGCGGCTCTCGGGGTCTCCAGGAATCCACTGCGCGAAGGCGTCCGGGCCCTGTCGATGCTGGGAGTTCTCGACACCCGGCAAGGCGACGGCACTTATGTCACCAACCTGGATCCGGCGATGCTGCTGGCTCCGCTCGGTTTCGTCGTCGATCTGCAGGACGGCAGCGGGACGCATCACCAGCACGCCGTCCGCCGGATCCTGGAGACCGAGGCGGCTGCCGCTGCCTCACTGCGGATCGCCGAGGCGCAACTCGAGGCCGCTGCCGAGCTGTTGCGTCACAACGAGACCGAACTGGCGAAGAAGGAGCCCGATCACGAACTGGTGATCGAGAACGACATCGCCTTCCACCGCATCATCGCCGACGCCGCGGGCAATCCGTTGCTGGCGGCCCTGATCGACGCGCTCGGCGGCCGCACCATGCGTGACCGGTTGCGCCGGTCGATCTCGCAGCCGGGCGCGGACGAGACCGCCCATCGCGAGCATCTGTCCATCCTCGACGCGCTCAGCACCCACGACCCGGATCGAGCCCGCACCCGGATGGCCGCCCACCTGTTCACCGTCGAGGACTACCTGCTCGAACGAAACGGTGCGAACCCGACCCCGGAATGA